Below is a genomic region from Silurus meridionalis isolate SWU-2019-XX chromosome 1, ASM1480568v1, whole genome shotgun sequence.
ggttCAAAGAATGTAAGGGACATGAATGGTTGAAGCTAATTTGAACACAAAATTTTCCAGCCTTTACTTTAACAGTAAGTGATTACTTGACTTTTGATATTTCAATGCAAAGGTTTGTGTGGTCACGTGCCAATCAATCAGAAAGGCACCTTTAAGGGTTGTACTGTTGACTTTAAGATTGAGCATGTTGGCAGATGTGAGTCATTCTACAATGACCCTCAGTGAGTAAGAACTGTTACGTATgcatgttctgatttctttaaaaaacacagtggGATCTGTGGTTTATATTACACATATAATAGCACATTCAATGCATTCCCATGTACTTGTATTGCGTCACTTTGactgttttgctgctttttgAATGGATGagctattttatttatgtgggAGTACTTTTTTAATGATGTAACCAGGTTAACCACTTCTAAACTAATTATTAACAGAGGTGGCCTGGCAAGagacaaatgaaaataaagtgatgAAAGccaaatgaaagagagagagtgggatAAAGGAACAtatgagtaaaataaaaactatataccACATCACAAGGTTTAATTATAGACcaaaatgttatatatgttttaatgtgtgGGAATATCCAGAGCTCACTTCTAGTCCCAGTATTTAAAACAGGTTCTTATCAGTGACATTGGCCTTCTAATGCATGTAAGACATAACAGGTTTGCCTGTTTTTGCACTGTTCTGACCTAGATCCAAATAGAATGGGATTAGATGCTCTCTAGAgcttaatatttcatttataagaTCTTATATTAGCAATGATATGCCTGATCCATGTCGCCATCTAGACCTACAATGAAATGATTGAGTGagacagattattttatttcttattatttctgTGTGCAGACATAGATTTTAgataggagaaaaaaacatcagcTTACCATACTTTATATGTTCTCACAGGAAGTTTGTTTATCATTATGATTATCATTATATGTAGCAATGCAGCATTTTAAAGTTTAGAAAGCCTATGAAAACTAAGAGTTTGTGGCCCTTTTTTTCTTATGCACTGATTGGTTTTAACATTTAATCACCAGTGTATATAAGATATTAAAAACAACTTTCTGTCTATACAGTTGCAGGGATTCCATTACAGAAAGGAGAAATTCACTGGAATTCACTCActgaaaaaagtttggggacccctgatcTATAGCAACAGTCATAAAGTGTTCTATTCCTCTTATACAGCAATTTGGCcatttgaattaattaatttggaattgtaataatatattaacaaaCAACACATGACACTTTGTGGTTTAGTTCCTATTATCACTACTTTACTACactttactataaaaaaaaagctgtttcctCACCATCTTTAAAGTTAATATGTCAAAAATACAGTGCTTGCCACATTAAAGAGAAATTGGTACTCTCTGATGGTGAAAAAAATGACACAGGAGAATCTGTTCATACTGGTAAACAATacttaattatattaatgaaattATAAACACAGTATGTTTTCCTTAGTAAAATATCTTTACATTTCAGACACAACTACTGTTTCAATCATCTGACACATTTGTAATTGGAGATTTCATCAAGGCTGTGGTATAATTGAATGGTATATTAAATAGTGTGAATCAcattataaatgtgtaaatatgacTTGTTTGAGGTATCTGGGCTCTGACTCTAAACTCTTTCTTTTGTTAGCTAACACAAGAAAAGATCTCCTGTCTTCCTGATCGAATCACTGAAAAACAAGATGAGGACATGGACTGCAGTTACCTCTTAAAACCCAGAGCGAACGATAGCCTATGGGAGCATGCCATCACCAAAAATATTGCCCCGAACATTGTAGAGGTGTTCGGCCGAAAGAACGACCTGGACATTCACCAGTACATCTTTATAAACAGTTACTGCTACGAAAGGGCAGTGCACTGGTATGGCAAGTACTTTCCGTACCTGGTggtcatccacaccatgatctTTATGGTAGCAAGCAGTTTCTGGTTCAAATTTCCTGGGACCTCATCCAAGATCGAGCTGTTTGTGTCGATCCTGGGGAAGTGTTTCGACTCCCCTTGGACCACCCGCGCAATTAGTGAGGTGTcggaagagagagaagacatGATCGCATGGAAGAAAAACACAGTTAACGTATCAGCAGTAGAAAACCCTGATGTGGAGGACAAAACTACTGCTTTTATGCGCTCTACGTCTGTTGTGTCAGACCGGGAAAAGAATGTGCTAGAGTCTGAGCCTGCAACATCTGTGCTGGACAAAAAGGAAGCTGAGCAGGCCAAGGCTCTGTttgagaaagtgagaaaattTCAGACTCATGTAGAAGAAGCTGACCTTCTTTACCTCATGTATGTTTTCCAGACTTCACTCAAAGTGATCAAATTTGCCATCATCATTGTTTATAGTGTTTTCCTTGTACCAAATATCGAGATTGTGGTCACTTGTAGAGTTCCGCCTGATCTGACTGGATTTGGTTTGTTCTGCTGTAATAACAACAAAGCGCACCTCTTCTCAAAACTAGCCTACTGTTACATTGGATTTGTCGGCGTGTATGGACTGCTATGCATCTATTCTCTTTACTGGCTCTTTCATCGACCACTCAAATCATACTCCTTTGAGAATGTGCGCCTGGAGACAGGGATCAACGACATCCCTGatgttaaaaatgactttgcGTTCCTTTTGCACCTCAGCGACCAGTACGACCCTCTTTACTCGAAGCGGTTTGCTGTATTTCTCTCCGAGGTAAGTGCGAGCAGGTTGAGTCAGGTGACCCTCAATCACGATTGGCCCATCAAGAAACTTTGCACACGTCTCTCAAGGAACGCTAGCGACCGCTTAGAACTGCACTTGTTCATGTTGCCAGGTTTACCCAGCACTGTGTTTGATGTGCCAGAATTGGAATCTCTAAAGCTTGAACAGATCAATAACGTAACTATTCCTGGCACAGTGAACCAGCTTGCTGCTTTACAAGAAATCTCCCTTATTCACTGTACTGCCAGAGTTCAGCTAGAAGCCCTCACGTACCTACGAGAGAACCTGAAAATCCTCCGCCTTACTTTTAGCAACCTAGAGCAAGTCCCTTTGTGGATGTACACTTTAACAAATCTGGAAGAGCTCCATCTGAATGGGCCCCTCACAAATGAGCTCCATCGTGGAGCCACTTTAGACACCTTGAGGGAGCTCAAGAATCTACGTGTACTGACCTTACGTGGGAAACTCGCCAAGATCCCTTCCAGTGTTACAGATGTAGGTGGCCAGCTGCTTAGGTTATGCGTGCACAATGAGGGCAGCAGGCTGCACGCCTTCAGCAGTCTGAAGAAGCTAGCAAAATTGGCAACACTAGAGCTGATTGGCTGCGAACTGGAGCGCCTTCCCAATGCTATTTTCAGCCTCACCAGCCTGCAACAGCTGGATCTGAAAGAGAACAGGCTTATCACCGTGGAGGAAATCCTTAGCCTGCAGCACTGCCGCCGACTGAGCACACTCAGACTATGGCACAACTCCATTCGCTTCATCCCTGAGCATATCAACAAACTGCGCTCGCTCGAGACACTCGACTTGAGCTGGAACAAGATTCAAAGTCTGTCATTGCACCTGTGCTACTGCACCAAGCTTCGGCACCTGGATCTCTCGCACAATCAACTAACCTCGCTGCCCTCAGAGATTGGTATCCTGCAGAGTCTCTGGCACCTTTCTGTAGCTTACAACTCACTGGAAGTGCTCCCAGAGGAGTTGTTCTCATGTAAAAGGCTGAGGACTCTGGAGCTGGGGAATAACAGAATTGTCTATTTATCGCCAAGGGTTGGGAATTTGGCTCACTTGGTGTGTCTGGAACTAAAGGGTAACAGGCTGGAGTCTTTGCCTGCCGAAATAGGTGACTGCAACCTACTGAAATTGACTGGGATCATCATAGAAGAGAGTCTGATTGATACTTTGCCTGCCTATTTAAAAGCGAGAATGAAGGAAAGGTGATTCAAAGATTGACTTACATTTGCGTTGAAAATTTAGAGATTTTATCAGATTCCAGGTATTTGATATGAAAAAACATACAGCGATAGTTGTAGTTGCGTAATTGCGTAAGTggctaatgtatttttttatttatttgcctacTTGTATAGGAAAACCAAATGAAACGTGTGAAAGAAACCCTAGTCAATTTAAATGAACAGTTAgtggatattatttatttgctgcATTGAAGTGCCTTTATAAAAagtttgtatcttttttttaataaaatgtttttataaatgtttaaactcgTTATTTCAGAAAATATTTTGACACACCTGATAATTACACCCATTAACACAGAGTTGGACCCCCATTTGCTGTGAGATCAGACTCGACTTTACTGGGAACGCTCTCTTCTAGATTTTTAAacatggctgtggggatttgtgctccttcaccCAAAAAAGCATCGATAAGGTGGGGCACTGATACTGGCACATAGTCACGTTCCAATTCATAACAAAAGGTgtttgaggtcagggctctggtCATACGAGTTCTTCCACATCAAACTTTCCAAGCTACTTCTTTACTGCCATTGCTCGGTCATGATTTCAGACTTTCGGTTTCAATGACAGGAAATTGTAATTTgacagcataaaaaaacatcctgtatAAACGTGGGCTTACAACTTTTGGACAGTATCTTGGGGGAAGAAACGTGAGGGAAGTGAGGGTCATGTGTCCACTGTAACTTCTACCTAGATACTAGAAATGTCCTAAATTGCATTGAGACAAACATTCATAGCTGGAAAGTATGCACTATTTTCACAACTAGTTACTTAATGAGTTGCTTTGTGTTTCTACCTAATGTTAAAATTTTTATCTTTCTGTGATTCCTTTTCTGTACACCTTTTCATTGTTTCTCCTTTCCTGCATGTGAACTCCATAGAAATTGACTCAAAGTGCAATCCTGGAATGCGGTTCAGCCAGCCCATGAGTACAGATTAGACAATGAGAGGTAAACCTGCAACAAGTATAACCTGCATCGCACTTAATTAGCATGTGCTTACGCAGAAGTATTCGTCTGGCATCTAGCGTACAATTCGTTACATtagtttcattttaaaataagagACTTATCTAGTGAAAGTGTTTAGATTAACACCACAGgcatattgaaataaataactcACTAGAGGAGattaaattatacaaaaagTATATAGTACAGTGCCAGAAACCAGAAGATACCACATTGAAGTGAGTGTACTGCAGTGACCAACCCAATTCAAGCTTTCTGTTTTTTGCCAATGTCCTTTGCATATGTGAtgatttcttttgaatgtttttttgtaataatgtgcAATTTTTCTTTACAAACACTGTATAAACCAAACCTATGACTTGTATGCAGTCTGAGATACTGACAAGCCATTATTTAAGCCAAGATCAAACTTAATTGAGGGACATTATACCATTATaccaattatattaaaataaaagttgctattgtttttctcatttatgattttataatattttaaaaagaataaatagaaaacatgatGCTGTAAATTGTTTACTTTTCAAAGTTTTGTAGTTCACTGAAACTTTAATAGtaccaatataaaatataaaattttacaatatatattgAAACAATACCATTTATAGCAAAACAGAGTTCACTGTTTAATGTTCAGGATTTTCAGTTCAGGATTTACAGCCATATGCTTGTAATATTAGTGACCTCTAATAAGTGACATGAAGCtgctcctatatatatatatatgtatataaatatattacagttTTCCAATAAAGCTAAAATTCACTTAATATTCTCTAATCTTCTCTCAACTTCCTCATCacattccatatatatataaggcAGTAGTTtgagcatctcaacctgcatgaGTGCTAATTATGTGTTTGAAACATTCTCCTTAAATGCATGCAGCGAAATAAGCTGCTCTTCACTCACTTTATTTTTGTCATCCCTACAAAAAAATACTTACCTCGTTTTCCATCTTTTTTGCGCTTGAAACTGAAGCACGAGACAAAACAAGTTTCTGTGGTGCAACAAAAATGTGACACCATGTTCCCAATGGCGCCCTCTAGTGTTGTGCCGCAATAATCTGCCATTATTGTGGCTACTTTTTGTCtctgatgcaaaaaaaaccccaaaaaaacatgcttgatacatacagtacagaccaaaagtttggacacaccttctcattcaaagagtttcctttattttcatgactatgaaaattgtagagtcacactgaaggcattaagggctatttgaccaagaaggagagtgatggggtgctgcgccagatgacctggcctccacagtcaccggacctgaacccaatcgagatggtttaggggtgagctggactgcagagtgaaggcaaaagggccaacaagtgccaagcatctctcggggaactccttcaagactgttggaagaccatttcaggtgactacctcttgaagctcattaagagaatgccaagagtgtgcaaagcagtaatcaaagcaaaaggtggctactttgaagaacctagaatatgacatttttcagttgttttacacttttttgttatgtatataattccatatataattccacgtgttaattcatagttttgatgccttcagtgtgaatctacaattttcatagtcatgaaaataaagaaaactctttgaatgagaaggtgtgtccaaacttttggtctgtactgtatatatttacgCCAGTTTgcagatgcccttttccagCAGTGTACAATTATCTCATCTGCATTTAcatctgagcagttaagggttaaggtcTTTCCTCAAGGACACAGAATTGGCAGCTTAGTGCTGCTCAGATTTAAActtatgaccttccaatcagaagtctaTTTTCTTGCTGTGAAATTGCTGTGATGTATGTCACAGAGAAACATTGTTATTGCCATAGGGGGTAACTGTCTGATTTTGCTGTTAGCTCATAAAATACAAAAGATCAAGCGCTGCTTTTCTCACTCACTATTTTCCATCATATCCATGAGAAATCCAACATAATATGTAGTGCAGAGAGCAAACGTTGATTTTGACTTGGATTTCAAGAATGCAACACATTTCTATGAAGCAGTTGAGCTGAGTTACAATAGAGTATCCTCACCTAGTTACTTATCTAAGTAAAGACAAGTTGAAGGTGTGGAAACTGACAAATTTGGGGAGTGTGTCCAAGTGAAAGACAAGGACAGAATAAAGGACTTCAGGGTGTAGTCTGCTGCTGCACCCGTTTGCCTAGAGATGAATTCCCATTAGTGCCAATCAGCAGAAAGTCAAAAGGCATTTTAAGCAACCTGTTAAATAAACTGTTGTTGACAGAATTTGAAccccccacaaaaaaaaaagtcccctGAGAATTTCATCATTTACTGACAACCACATACTGATACAAAATATGGATATTCGGGTTGTTCAGGGTGAATTTTTCCCTTCAAGTGGATGCATTATATCTGTCCAGTTTGGGCAAAAGGAACCTCAACCAGAAAGAGAAGTGAACGAGTGCCATTGGAGGTTTTGTTACAAAATGCAACAGGTTAGCAGTCAAGTCTTTTGGCTTTAAAGCAGAAGAGCCAACAATAGCGTCCATTGTGCTGGTGTCCTTTAAACAGAAATGCAGCGGACAAATAGAATTCTTGTTCCCTGTGCTTTATTCTGTGGTCTACCTGAGTGATAGCATGCTCTGAGGGTTGTACAGTAAGGCACATTCCTCTATGGAGCAATTATAAATGTCCTTGCTGACTCACCTtggtcttaaacacacacacacacacacaaggtgatTGCACAACTGGATATTGGGGACGTTTATCATTGCTATCCATCATGCATTATTCTGTAGACATGACAGAAGTGTGTAGTTTTGGTCAGCTTCATGGAAGTTTCTAGATTACCTGCTTTAGTTTGATTTTTGGTTgtgttgtatatttttttgcaaaataattttctaGTAAGTCCAACTAAATCTAACTTCTAAAATCTGCTCTATATTCTTGTCCTGCTTTTAACTGTTTTTCAGCACAAAAGTTTGTTTGGATCGATTGTGTTTCAAGGTGAACAACAGTGCCCTCTTGTGGTAAAAaggaatttcacacacacaataaattaCACCCCACGCAGTGGAACAATCTCTTTacgtttaaaaatgtaattgtgtttCAAAGAATTCATGGAATAACAATAGCATTACATCAGTACAAATTTTCTATAACAGGGGAAAAAGGGTATGGATAAGTACCTTTATAAATAACATCAGAAATCCcacattaaacataaatgtatttacaatcTGTCAATAAATAAGTTGATATTTTCATACAATGCTatgtacacataaaaaaaaaaacagtaaattgtaatgcacacacaaacaaatacaaactaaGCAAAATGATCATGCAAGTTTATCAGTGCATGTTGCACAATCTCACTAGGTGAGAAAAGGCAACAGTAATTTcatgagatttttttctttcgttttctgttttttttttttatggttaacAGTTCAAGTTTTCTACACAGACCAGTGCAGTAAATGTAACTTCTcatataaaagaatgaaaaaagagcTGATCTACAATTGTGCATGGCAAACTCCCAGAACGACGGCGAGT
It encodes:
- the si:zfos-323e3.4 gene encoding volume-regulated anion channel subunit LRRC8E isoform X2; translation: MLTQEKISCLPDRITEKQDEDMDCSYLLKPRANDSLWEHAITKNIAPNIVEVFGRKNDLDIHQYIFINSYCYERAVHWYGKYFPYLVVIHTMIFMVASSFWFKFPGTSSKIELFVSILGKCFDSPWTTRAISEVSEEREDMIAWKKNTVNVSAVENPDVEDKTTAFMRSTSVVSDREKNVLESEPATSVLDKKEAEQAKALFEKVRKFQTHVEEADLLYLMYVFQTSLKVIKFAIIIVYSVFLVPNIEIVVTCRVPPDLTGFGLFCCNNNKAHLFSKLAYCYIGFVGVYGLLCIYSLYWLFHRPLKSYSFENVRLETGINDIPDVKNDFAFLLHLSDQYDPLYSKRFAVFLSEVSASRLSQVTLNHDWPIKKLCTRLSRNASDRLELHLFMLPGLPSTVFDVPELESLKLEQINNVTIPGTVNQLAALQEISLIHCTARVQLEALTYLRENLKILRLTFSNLEQVPLWMYTLTNLEELHLNGPLTNELHRGATLDTLRELKNLRVLTLRGKLAKIPSSVTDVGGQLLRLCVHNEGSRLHAFSSLKKLAKLATLELIGCELERLPNAIFSLTSLQQLDLKENRLITVEEILSLQHCRRLSTLRLWHNSIRFIPEHINKLRSLETLDLSWNKIQSLSLHLCYCTKLRHLDLSHNQLTSLPSEIGILQSLWHLSVAYNSLEVLPEELFSCKRLRTLELGNNRIVYLSPRVGNLAHLVCLELKGNRLESLPAEIGDCNLLKLTGIIIEESLIDTLPAYLKARMKER
- the si:zfos-323e3.4 gene encoding volume-regulated anion channel subunit LRRC8E isoform X1, with amino-acid sequence MIPVNELRNATSEQNPRFRVLKPWWDVFSEYLCITMLMIGVFGCTMQLTQEKISCLPDRITEKQDEDMDCSYLLKPRANDSLWEHAITKNIAPNIVEVFGRKNDLDIHQYIFINSYCYERAVHWYGKYFPYLVVIHTMIFMVASSFWFKFPGTSSKIELFVSILGKCFDSPWTTRAISEVSEEREDMIAWKKNTVNVSAVENPDVEDKTTAFMRSTSVVSDREKNVLESEPATSVLDKKEAEQAKALFEKVRKFQTHVEEADLLYLMYVFQTSLKVIKFAIIIVYSVFLVPNIEIVVTCRVPPDLTGFGLFCCNNNKAHLFSKLAYCYIGFVGVYGLLCIYSLYWLFHRPLKSYSFENVRLETGINDIPDVKNDFAFLLHLSDQYDPLYSKRFAVFLSEVSASRLSQVTLNHDWPIKKLCTRLSRNASDRLELHLFMLPGLPSTVFDVPELESLKLEQINNVTIPGTVNQLAALQEISLIHCTARVQLEALTYLRENLKILRLTFSNLEQVPLWMYTLTNLEELHLNGPLTNELHRGATLDTLRELKNLRVLTLRGKLAKIPSSVTDVGGQLLRLCVHNEGSRLHAFSSLKKLAKLATLELIGCELERLPNAIFSLTSLQQLDLKENRLITVEEILSLQHCRRLSTLRLWHNSIRFIPEHINKLRSLETLDLSWNKIQSLSLHLCYCTKLRHLDLSHNQLTSLPSEIGILQSLWHLSVAYNSLEVLPEELFSCKRLRTLELGNNRIVYLSPRVGNLAHLVCLELKGNRLESLPAEIGDCNLLKLTGIIIEESLIDTLPAYLKARMKER
- the si:zfos-323e3.4 gene encoding volume-regulated anion channel subunit LRRC8E isoform X3, translated to MDCSYLLKPRANDSLWEHAITKNIAPNIVEVFGRKNDLDIHQYIFINSYCYERAVHWYGKYFPYLVVIHTMIFMVASSFWFKFPGTSSKIELFVSILGKCFDSPWTTRAISEVSEEREDMIAWKKNTVNVSAVENPDVEDKTTAFMRSTSVVSDREKNVLESEPATSVLDKKEAEQAKALFEKVRKFQTHVEEADLLYLMYVFQTSLKVIKFAIIIVYSVFLVPNIEIVVTCRVPPDLTGFGLFCCNNNKAHLFSKLAYCYIGFVGVYGLLCIYSLYWLFHRPLKSYSFENVRLETGINDIPDVKNDFAFLLHLSDQYDPLYSKRFAVFLSEVSASRLSQVTLNHDWPIKKLCTRLSRNASDRLELHLFMLPGLPSTVFDVPELESLKLEQINNVTIPGTVNQLAALQEISLIHCTARVQLEALTYLRENLKILRLTFSNLEQVPLWMYTLTNLEELHLNGPLTNELHRGATLDTLRELKNLRVLTLRGKLAKIPSSVTDVGGQLLRLCVHNEGSRLHAFSSLKKLAKLATLELIGCELERLPNAIFSLTSLQQLDLKENRLITVEEILSLQHCRRLSTLRLWHNSIRFIPEHINKLRSLETLDLSWNKIQSLSLHLCYCTKLRHLDLSHNQLTSLPSEIGILQSLWHLSVAYNSLEVLPEELFSCKRLRTLELGNNRIVYLSPRVGNLAHLVCLELKGNRLESLPAEIGDCNLLKLTGIIIEESLIDTLPAYLKARMKER